The Hermetia illucens chromosome 2, iHerIll2.2.curated.20191125, whole genome shotgun sequence genomic interval CCTGTAAAACTTTTTCTTGTGCacttcccgataataatgtgtTCCAGAAGTACgttcttgaacatttctgcatcaaatttgttggttacccagctcatcgttattctgcTTGATGTCATCATATAATTCCAATTAGAGATTTTGAAGACGATAATCTTATAATCGCTGTATGTATACTCCTTGCTGACATATCATttcaagtctttgataagggtcaTCATcagtggcgcaacaaccggcatccggtctaggcctgccttaataaggaactccagacatcccggttttgcgccgaggtccaccaattcgatatccgtaaaagctgtctggcgtcctgatctacgccatcgctccatcttcgtcttctttttctaccatagatattgcccttatagactttcccgggctggatcatcctcatccatacggattaagtaacccacccaccgtaacctattgagccggattttatccactaccggacggtcatggtatcgctcaaagatttcgtcgttatgtaggctacggaatcatccatcctcatgtagggggccaaaaattcttcggaggattcttgtctcgaacgcggctaagagttcgcgattcttcttgctaagaatccaagtctccgaggaatacatgaggactggcaagatcatagtcttgtacagtaaaagctttgaccctatggtgagacgtttcgagcggaacagtctttgtaagctgaaataggctctgttggctgataacaaccgtgcgcggatttcatcatcgtagttgttatcggttgtgattttcgaccctagataggagaaattttcaacggtctcaaagttatattctcctatccttattcttcctgtttgaccaatgctgtttgatgttgttggttgattcgtcttcggtgctgacgttgccaccatatattttatcttgccttcattgatgtgcagcccaagatctcgccctgatagccgcctgctcgatctggatgaaggcagtttgtacgtctcggatggttcttcccatgatgtcgatatcgtcagcataggccagtagttgggtggacttaatgaggatcgtacctcttgcatttacctcagcatcacggatcactttctcgagggccaggttaaagaggacgcatgatagggcatccccttgtcgtagaccgttgttgatgtcgaatggtcttgagagtgatcctgctacttttatgtggcctcgcacagcctagtcagtcttattaattttgtcgggatatcgaattctctcatggccgtgtacagttttaccccggctatgctatcataggcggctttaaagtcgatgaacagatggtgcaactgttgtccatattccaacagtttttccatcgcttgccacagagagaaaatctgatctgttactgatttgcctggagtgaaacctctttggtataggccaatgatgttctgggcgtatggggctatccggcctagcaagatagcggagaatatctcatagatggtactcagcaacgctgcactgtgtgatatctccctttttatgtatgagacagataatgcctctttgccagtcgtcaggcattgatttgctgtcccataccttgagcacaagttgatgaaccacttggtgtaactggtcgcctccatatttaaccaattcggctgtaattccatccgctcctggcgacttatgattttttagccgatgaattgcacggactgtttctcctaaacttggtggtggcagtatttgtccgtcgtcttcagttggcgggacctccaactcgccaatgttctggttgttcagtagctcatcaaagtactcaacccatcgctctaatatgcccattctgtcggaaatcagatttacctctttgtctcggcaggatgagcatcgaggtatataaggcttcatcctgctgacttattggtaaaagttgtgcgcctggtgcggttgctccctgtacttttctagttcacaaacttgttggttctcccaggcttcctttttccgtctgtgaagtcgcttctccgctcgacggagttcgtgataagtctctgcacgtgcccgcgttctttgagaatgcaacattactcggtatacggcattcttccgttccgttgctagcttacattcatcgtcaaaccagccgttccgactctttttgcggctggggccaagtatgtttgtggccgtatccatgataacgttctttaggtgattgtgaagatcatttgttgatgcttcatctgcaggtcctctgttgactgcggttattgcggcatccatttcccttcactctcacctgattgtcagaggggattttaggtggtattgttatttgagctcggagcaccataccaacgagatagtgatccgagtctatattggccccctatatgttcaaggctgagaggtggtggcgtgcgatgaacacgtggtcaatttggttgaaagtagtcccgcctggagaggcccacgtatgtttgtggaccgctttccgcgcaaaccaggtacttccaacaaccatttcgtgtgaccctgctaattgaatagtctgcagtccgttatcatttgttttttcgtgtaagctatggaagccaacgtatcgcctaaatacgggctccttccctacttggctgttaaaatccccaagtatgattttaatatcatatctgggacaggcttcgagggttcgttctgctgtctcgtagaaggtctccttctccgattctggaGTCTCTTTGCACGGGCGTGAACGTtcatatatttttaaacttgtctcgcaagcccagagtgcatagccgttcgcttatgttttcaaagtcgataacagcagatgtcattttttgcctgactaagaaacctactccgagcacatggtttactggatgaccgctataatatatggtgtagcggcttttctccaggaaaccggtccctgtccatcgcatctcttgtaacgctgttacatcagccctatattgggacagggtatcggcgagCTGCTCATccgctttatctctgtacagggagcgcacgttcaattagaaaatgcgcaaatcgttaatccgttgtcattgccggggtCATCGTtataagatccatcctgtccgaggctcctttcgtggcttcgtaacatcgttttccgtgtagggttgtcagcccaacccaacccgcaacctggaggaccagttggtacaatttgtcccgtttttaggcgcgggagactcgccttcatccttctctgtctgcagcttttcgtaaagaaagagctcctagcggtcaccacgtggaggtggagatagggtttggtagtagagctgttggtgttgacttAGCAGgcatttgccaggttttatgctccatcgtgggtgccaatccacgtttcgccctgggacctatactaccctttgaccagtggTTCTGGTTCGTTTCTCTAAATTAGGGCTTCCGCGCCCTGTTTTACTTCTCAATAAAATTGTGTGCGCATATGGTTGATGTTCACCTTTAAAATCATGTCGACCTCACGCTGTTGAATTTGGAACTCCAAACATTCAGTAGAAACTACAGTACGAGCATCGATTCATATTAGCCATATTGGAGAACAGCCCCAACTTTATGTAATTAAATGTATTTCTAAATTGTTTGGCCACATATTCTTTCATTCTACAAAATATATCCCGTCATTTGTTTTAAATTCCTTTTTTCTACCTGTGTTaaactgtaaataataaattcaattcaagattatttgctattggAAATagatttttatttgcatttctaTTTGCTAATTTCTTGAAACGTAAGGCCGACAGTTGTACAAACAGATTTAGAAAATTGGTGTATATAAAAGCGCGAGCAATCAATCGATTTATAGAAAGAGTTTGGCTTCATTGGTTGAACATATTCAGCCTGAAAATGAAGTCCTTGCCCATTATTATTTTGGCTCTGGCCTTATTTTTACCGACGATTCGGTCGGCATCCATTTTCGACTTCGATGTAAGTATTTCGATAGGAATAGGGATCATTGTTTTGATAACTATATCTGAAGTTTTTATCTGTACTATTGGCCACTTTCACTTGTTTTACCTTAGGACAAATTAGAGCTAGTTCGTGAAAGACGAGCTACTGGGACTGGGACTGGCACTGGCAGTACCTCTTCAACTGCAAGTGGTAGCACTTCTACAACTAGTAGTGGTAGTACTTCTACGACTAGTAGTGGTAGCACCTCTACAACCAGCAGCGGCAGTACTTCTACAACTAGCAGTGGCAGCACCTCTACAACTAGCAGTGGTAGTACTTCTACAACTAGCAGCGGCAGTACCTCTACAACTAGCAGCGGCAGTACCTCTACAACTAGCAGTGGCAGTACCTCTACAACTAGCAGCGGAAGTACCTCTACAACTAGCAGCGGTAGTACATCTACAACTAGCAGTGGCAGCACCTCTACAACTAGCAGTGGTAGTACTTCCACCACTAGTAGTGGCAGTACTTCTACAACTAGTAGTGGCAGTAGCTCTACTGGCACCTCAGATTCAAGTAGCGATTCCTCCACTTCAAGCAGTGACTCAGGTTCAAGTACATCGACCGGAACTAGTAGTGGAAGCAGTAGTGGAACTAGTACAGGAACTAGTACTGGTTCCGCCAGCACTGGATCTAGTTCAAATAGTAATGCTGCTCGCCTTCGTCGTCTTCGAAGACTCCGACGGCTTCGACGACTTCGTCGGCTCCGAGCACTCCGCAAGCGGCGTCGTCAACGTCAAGCACGCGCACGTAGAGCCCGTAAACTTCGCAATAAAAAACGTAGGAACCGCCAACGAAAACTCCGTAATCGCCGTAGGCGCAATCGTCGCCTTCGTAACCGCCGAATTCGCAACCGCCGCAATCGCAATCGCAGAAACCGCAATCGCAGGAACCGAAACCAACGCGGTTAAAGCTCCTTTGTAAAGTAcggatttttaaataaaaaatcgatGCAAAAAATTGTTGTAATAACTGCAATATGTAAATGAGGTCATGTTTCCTTAATGTCAAATGAGAGAAACTTGAGAGGCCTTTAGGCCTCAATGGGGAAAGCAATTTTCAGTTTCTTTAACCTTTCCAAACCGATGTCACATCCAACCTCCAACCACGTATTTTATTGATGATCAGATGGTGCTGATTGGAGATTAGGGATTGGGGGTTTTCAATCGTCAGTATACTTTGTAGTAATTATATACTTGGTTTGGTTTTCAAAATGGTTTAAAATGGTTTACGGTCTGTCTGCCTAACACACGTGCTTTTCTCGGAAGTGTTTATAGATATTGACACCAACTTTgggggaaggtgggaactgtgaaagctcaCACAAACAGTGCGATGCATaattttacgtcaaatttaagggggggggggctccctaAACATGCGAAAGTGGTGTTTCACCATCCATGTGAAAGGGGAGtctccccatacacgcaaaaggggggtgtaaattttgtttaccaaatttagtaccgaagtcttagttttggcatttgttggaaagatgaggagtgcggggggcgaaagtgatcatttctttcacggaaccttcaatggaaaaatctgaaaaaaatcaagaagctgccactatatggtacctaggctccgaaataccctccataccgatatctgtcaatttcatcctagaattatgaGACCTGCAGGAggtatgtaggctataatatagggcATCGTCCTACCCAGTTTAGTAggcgctattattaacaaagttataataggttaaatttGTCGTTTTTGTGCAAAATCAAGCCTTTGAATGTTATAATCGcatgaaagtagatattctcatataatatatgcatatattacgtgctaggtgctaatgggacaaatgtccactcaaatgcttttataaaagaaatacacaaattctttcatacctgaagcatgcagcttccggtttcccgacttgcttataTAGTGTTACGTtcttgctttacgtagactcGTCGCTTGTTAGGTTACTTGCTTTACTcatatcactggattgcgtaggaCTAAACAAAAACTTGTTCTATAGCTTTAGTATAAGcgtttatttttcattaaattacaCAACCATGCtgcataattaattatagaacatttCTTTCAAGTGGTAGCATTCGAGGTGTATTCATAATCGACACGATGTGTTCTAACTCTAGAATTAGACTGAATTCGTGGGCGGACTTCCGGCCCTTTTATACtccgcggaacattccagaaaggcatgcaaaCATTGtattagaaaactactttgggtctttgacaagatctccttactggcattagagtcatctgttaatAATTACCCTAAcaaaatattcgccctactgttatacaatttggGTGTCCGAGCTAATTGAcattactacgatttacattgacgacacacaattttccaaagtgattttcgtgacaatagaaAAGCAAGGATATGTCAAAATGTGCGGTGACGTTACTTACCATCTGCAAACGAGATGAAATTCATTATTAAACACATCCAGCTAATGTCATGAGGGTTCAATCACCTATGCTCATAACGATCAACAGTTCAGTCAGTTTTCCCTTTCTCTTGGGGTCTGCAGCAATTGTTGCAAGTCAAGAATTCTCAACTTCATTCTAAAAAAATGTTACCTTGCATATGGAGAATTATTTTAATGGACAACAGAAATTTAATATTCGTTTGGAAAGGACTCCATGAAACACAGTTTGGGGACCTTTTTCTTGGAAGAATTGTGGTTTGCAGCAATTGTTGAAAGTCTAGAACTCCAATTTCGGCTTCAGTTCAGTAATTTTTGAGTGGTGTTGCACCAgatatagtgtactgtagtctacccttacggccttgaatgaagtgctgttgaactaacgattattatttatatgaTATTTTCCGAGGGAGCTCTCACTTCTTCTAATAATTTCTTTATCCTTATATTACGGAGCCGGCTTATTTACA includes:
- the LOC119650116 gene encoding uncharacterized protein DDB_G0271670-like → MKSLPIIILALALFLPTIRSASIFDFDDKLELVRERRATGTGTGTGSTSSTASGSTSTTSSGSTSTTSSGSTSTTSSGSTSTTSSGSTSTTSSGSTSTTSSGSTSTTSSGSTSTTSSGSTSTTSSGSTSTTSSGSTSTTSSGSTSTTSSGSTSTTSSGSTSTTSSGSSSTGTSDSSSDSSTSSSDSGSSTSTGTSSGSSSGTSTGTSTGSASTGSSSNSNAARLRRLRRLRRLRRLRRLRALRKRRRQRQARARRARKLRNKKRRNRQRKLRNRRRRNRRLRNRRIRNRRNRNRRNRNRRNRNQRG